One window of Bacteroides sp. AN502(2024) genomic DNA carries:
- a CDS encoding glycoside hydrolase 43 family protein, with amino-acid sequence MKRLTQTLVFCLLTVFTAVAQKNYVSEVWVSDLGNGKYKNPVLYADYSDPDACRVGDDFYMTSSSFNCLPGLQILHSKDLVNWTIIGAAVPNALSPIETPERPEHGNRVWAPSIRHHNGEFYIFWGDPDQGAFMVKAKNPKGPWSEPVLVKAGKGIIDTCPFWDEDGKVYMVHAYAGSRAGLKSVITICELNAEATKAITPSRIIFDGHEAHQTCEGPKMYKRNDYYYIFHPAGGVPTGWQVVLRSKNIYGPYEWKTVLAQGKSRVNGPHQGAWVDTPTGEDWFLHFQDVGAYGRIMHLQPMKWVNDWPVIGIDKDGDGCGEPVLTYKKPNVGKTYPICTPQESDEFDEYTLSPQWQWHANINEKWAYYAGDKSYVRLYSYPVLNDYKNLWDVANLLLQKTPSDNFTATMKLTFTPNPKYKGERTGLVVMGRDYAGIILENANKGLVLSQVECKKAEKGKPEQTNASVDLSQNTVYLKVRFSYDGKKIKGSEGGHDLIVMCNFSYSLDGKKYQPLGNPFQAREGQWIGTKVGMFCTRPAIVTNDGGWADVDWFRITKK; translated from the coding sequence ATGAAACGATTGACACAAACTCTAGTCTTTTGCTTATTAACGGTTTTCACCGCAGTAGCACAGAAGAACTATGTATCTGAAGTATGGGTTTCCGACCTTGGAAACGGTAAATACAAAAATCCGGTGCTTTATGCCGACTACTCCGATCCGGATGCTTGCCGTGTAGGAGATGATTTCTATATGACTTCATCCAGTTTCAACTGTTTACCGGGATTGCAAATCCTTCATTCCAAAGATTTAGTCAACTGGACAATCATCGGTGCCGCAGTTCCCAACGCCCTCTCTCCTATTGAAACTCCGGAACGACCGGAACACGGCAATCGTGTCTGGGCCCCGTCTATCCGTCATCACAACGGTGAGTTCTATATTTTTTGGGGAGATCCCGATCAGGGAGCTTTTATGGTAAAAGCCAAAAACCCGAAAGGTCCGTGGAGCGAACCGGTCTTGGTGAAAGCGGGAAAAGGTATTATTGATACCTGTCCGTTTTGGGATGAAGATGGGAAAGTGTATATGGTACATGCATACGCAGGAAGTCGTGCCGGACTGAAAAGCGTAATCACCATCTGCGAACTGAATGCGGAAGCAACCAAAGCCATCACTCCTTCACGCATAATCTTTGATGGGCATGAAGCACATCAGACTTGCGAAGGTCCTAAGATGTATAAGAGAAACGACTATTATTATATCTTCCATCCGGCCGGTGGCGTGCCAACAGGCTGGCAGGTCGTGTTACGTTCTAAAAACATCTACGGTCCCTACGAATGGAAAACCGTACTTGCGCAAGGGAAGTCTCGTGTCAACGGTCCTCATCAGGGTGCATGGGTAGATACTCCTACCGGAGAAGACTGGTTCCTTCACTTTCAGGATGTGGGTGCTTACGGACGTATCATGCATCTTCAGCCGATGAAATGGGTGAACGACTGGCCTGTGATCGGCATAGACAAAGACGGTGACGGCTGTGGCGAACCTGTTCTGACTTATAAAAAGCCGAATGTAGGTAAAACATATCCCATCTGCACTCCGCAGGAGAGTGACGAGTTCGATGAATATACCCTCTCTCCACAATGGCAATGGCATGCCAACATCAATGAAAAATGGGCATACTATGCAGGTGATAAGAGCTATGTAAGATTATACTCCTATCCGGTTTTGAATGACTATAAAAATCTGTGGGACGTAGCCAACCTACTTCTACAGAAAACGCCTTCTGACAATTTCACTGCAACCATGAAACTTACATTTACCCCTAATCCTAAATATAAGGGTGAACGCACCGGACTGGTTGTAATGGGTAGAGATTATGCCGGAATCATTCTGGAGAATGCAAATAAAGGCCTGGTGCTGTCTCAAGTTGAATGTAAAAAAGCAGAAAAAGGAAAGCCGGAACAGACCAATGCTTCTGTCGATCTCTCTCAAAATACCGTTTACCTGAAAGTTCGTTTCAGCTATGATGGCAAGAAGATCAAAGGCAGCGAAGGCGGACACGATCTCATTGTGATGTGTAACTTCAGCTACAGCCTTGACGGAAAGAAATATCAGCCGCTAGGCAATCCTTTTCAGGCAAGAGAAGGACAATGGATTGGCACGAAGGTCGGAATGTTCTGCACACGACCGGCTATCGTCACTAACGACGGAGGATGGGCAGATGTAGACTGGTTCCGGATTACTAAGAAATAG
- a CDS encoding DUF4861 domain-containing protein, giving the protein MKKNLFIITFFLGTFSLSAQTQKQEKTITVEVQNNWNQPQTNAPIVIKLHELHAGFKIKSAIVMEGTAEIASQLDDLDRDCKMDELAFVADLPAHGRKTFQITLSSEKSTKTYPEQVYADMFIVDHRKGKHQRVQAITVPGTSNIYSMVRPHGPVLESELVGYRLYFNEKQTPDIYGKFNKRLEIKESQFYPTDEQLAKGFGDDVLRVFNSCGPGALKGWDGQQATHITPVDTRTERIISYGPVRVIAEIEVTGWKYQDTELNMMTRYTLYAGHRDLHIEAFFDEPIHQEVFCTGVQDIAGTAQSFSDHKGLVGSWGTDWPVNDTVKYAKETVGLGTCIPQRYVKSEEKDKANFLYTITTPGNKYFQYHTTFTSMKETFGYKTPEAWFAHLREWKETLSHPVTVRIKR; this is encoded by the coding sequence ATGAAGAAGAATCTTTTTATTATTACTTTCTTTTTAGGAACTTTCAGTCTGTCTGCCCAAACGCAGAAACAGGAGAAAACCATCACAGTTGAAGTGCAGAACAACTGGAACCAGCCTCAAACGAATGCCCCGATTGTCATCAAATTGCATGAGCTGCACGCAGGTTTCAAAATTAAGTCTGCCATTGTCATGGAAGGAACCGCGGAAATAGCTTCCCAGCTGGACGATCTGGACAGAGACTGTAAGATGGACGAATTGGCTTTTGTTGCCGATCTTCCTGCTCATGGTAGAAAAACATTCCAGATTACACTTTCTTCAGAAAAGAGTACAAAGACTTATCCTGAACAAGTCTACGCCGATATGTTTATCGTAGACCACCGGAAAGGAAAGCATCAGCGGGTACAAGCCATCACTGTCCCCGGCACTAGTAATATATACAGTATGGTACGTCCTCACGGTCCGGTATTGGAATCGGAACTGGTAGGATACCGCCTTTATTTCAATGAGAAACAGACTCCGGATATTTATGGCAAGTTCAACAAAAGACTGGAAATCAAGGAATCGCAGTTCTATCCGACGGATGAGCAGTTAGCCAAAGGATTCGGAGATGATGTGCTCCGTGTGTTCAACAGTTGCGGACCGGGTGCGTTGAAAGGCTGGGACGGACAGCAAGCTACCCACATCACTCCGGTGGATACCCGCACGGAACGTATCATCTCTTACGGACCGGTACGCGTGATTGCCGAAATTGAGGTGACCGGATGGAAATATCAGGATACGGAACTGAATATGATGACACGCTATACCCTCTATGCAGGACATCGTGATCTTCATATTGAAGCCTTCTTTGACGAACCGATCCATCAGGAAGTTTTCTGCACAGGCGTACAAGACATTGCCGGTACTGCCCAATCTTTCTCCGACCATAAAGGTCTTGTAGGAAGTTGGGGAACGGACTGGCCTGTAAACGACACTGTAAAATATGCAAAAGAAACCGTAGGGCTGGGCACTTGCATTCCTCAACGTTATGTGAAATCGGAAGAAAAGGATAAGGCCAATTTCCTTTATACGATAACCACTCCGGGAAATAAATATTTCCAGTATCACACAACTTTCACCTCGATGAAAGAAACATTCGGATATAAAACACCGGAAGCTTGGTTTGCTCATCTCCGTGAATGGAAAGAAACGCTGTCTCATCCTGTGACAGTGAGAATAAAAAGATAA